The Hippoglossus hippoglossus isolate fHipHip1 chromosome 19, fHipHip1.pri, whole genome shotgun sequence genome has a segment encoding these proteins:
- the LOC117752484 gene encoding IgGFc-binding protein-like isoform X2, with protein MNYGQIAAASRSVQAGYDTAHSPHHLTIPGSFSGNARVFSLSSNVNVPGRWAFRTDHGRSGCTFNGNPVQVGDSFWSDGTCAQKCTCTRAGLQCVRQPCSFSQICRRASFKFSCQTVQRSTCTVSGDPHYRTFDGRVFHFQGTCTYVLSEQCGRGLPYYRVEGKNENRGSTRVSWTRLVKVFVNNETIELVKGHRGEAKVNGSYAAIPFSLSNGSVQVYQSGFSLVISTNFGLVVSYDAYHYVRISVPHTYQNATCGLCGSLNNNPRDDFKTRQGAIVSSDVVFAQSWKAPGDDERGCGIRCRGLDCADCAAQQTALYNNADHCGILQRRPGPFAACHQRLPPQTFVDNCVYDLCVGGGYQPILCQALHVYASQCQQNGIQLPSWRRSGFCEIPCPANSHFESQGTGCPATCVNPNSTHNCPLPAQESCICNSGYILSAGVCVPHAQCGCSFEDRYYSSGQTVIIDNNCGRRCSCSFGRMTCHSHSCSPLESCRVEEGERGCRPNSYATCSTRGPGSYQTFDGLMYQYPGACRLTLAKVMGLSAHTHFVVTAEKVPRGHHGFARLLKFEAEGTQVSIEMANSSTVQVDGQRIRLPFSSASNRIQIYHSSIHSIIIRTSFGVTVQTVWPHFVRVTAPGVYNGSLGGLCGNYNGHSHDDFRTPNGIPVNSSQVFGDSWRDGSLAAHCVESVNRNSPTNYNSSEYCGIIGSREGPFTQCWAMVDPRPHVEVCMEILGGSSDPASTLCEVLRDYALICQQKGVALPHWRNATGCDQTCPRNSRYELCETACPSTCPSLSFPFTCDTVCQEGCQCDDGFVLNGNQCVPPTSCGCHHNGRYRQGGEQFWDSEECQSSCSCNGTTGLVHCSPSSCGPQESCRVVGGEFGCHPNPHGTCSASGDPHYLTFDRKAFDFQGTCRYVLATLCNDTDGVQFSVEAKNEPWNGRTVSITAEVFVNVLGYRLRVSRHNRGVVEVNGIINNLPILLSGNVSIFASGSRTFINADFGLSVSYDGWSTVYISVPSHYRGKTCGLCGNFNGNHSDDFRTPSGAIVPTPGEFGTSWKVAGNYTCSDGCGSSCPRCADERPARAQCEVIQAADGPFSFCHEEVDPAPYFNDCVFDVCVSGNGQDLVCRAIQAYVSACQSANVRIYPWRQNTTCRLSCPVNSHYELCGTDCGHTCASSVDATCEQVCSEGCFCDEGFVRSGTRCVPVENCGCQYDGFYYDAGESFWTDGCSRRCECHAPNDLRCSAASCTPAQQCTIRNGKLGCFSAMAICTVWGDPHYYTFDGALAHFQGTCSYTITESVGNRTSGTQFLVAATNNHRGNNRVSYVSAVDIFLSNQTERVNLRIGPNKRVTVNGSVVSLPTPRGALAHIVRQGSYIVVVANDLMVHFDGTSTLVVRIGQNHQNKVTGMCGNFNNDPADDKFLPNGTLAQNDNEFGHSWKAPTSQSGCGSTDERIDDGLNNCIYREEYTELCSIITNTSGPFSDCHLHSNPQPFFTSCVYDLCLYTPANGMLCSAISAYERTCTVLGLNISEWRPALQCATSDPCEELNCTEYEWCGQKDGVYGCFCDEHHHRRNNESYDSSISCVSSAGTMSVSRCQLFEAGFHSDALHLKEESCKGALQNGRLVFDFNNNERHCGTVLKSNGTHFIYENTIQGDVDPHDGLISRQRNIHLLFCCVYPLTQAVSMDVGINPVESIVRKKLPAGQGEYHMRMIPYQDAGFRHPFTSNRNVEMEIDQRLYVAVRTEGVDQRQISTVLDSCWATPVNQETYPVRWDLISSECPNEEDGTVKLIENGNSTVARFSFRMFTFSNFSSIYLHCRVHLCLLRNNNCTAHCYPGHHRRVERDVNFHDTSYLSVGPLSLMDRTSGISRETSSAPGLLTPLVTLLLSLLTAKILV; from the exons ATGAACTACGGTCAAATAGCAGCAGCAAGCCGCAGTGTACAG GCTGGATATGACACGGCCCATTCTCCTCACCATCTCACCATCCCAGGATCATTCAGTGGAAATGCAAGAGTTTTCAGTCTGAGCAGCAACGTCAACGTACCCGGTCGCTGGGCTTTCCGGACAGACCATGGACGAAGTGGCTGCACTTTTAATGGTAA TCCTGTGCAGGTTGGAGACTCATTCTGGAGTGACGGAACCTGCGCACAGAAGTGCACCTGCACCAGAGCAGGCCTGCAGTGTGTCAGGCAACCCTGCTCCTTTTCACAAATCTGTCGTCGTGCTTCATTTAAGTTCTCCTGCCAGACGGTGCAGAGAAGTACCTGCACCGTTAGTGGTGATCCACATTACCGCACCTTCGATGGCAGAGTGTTTCACTTTCAAGGTACCTGCACTTATGTTCTCTCAGAACAATGTGGTCGTGGGCTGCCGTACTATCGAGTAGAGGGCAAGAACGAGAACCGTGGCAGTACACGAGTCTCTTGGACACGACTGGTGAAAGTGTTCGTGAACAATGAAACTATCGAGCTCGTCAAAGGACATCGTGGTGAGGCTAAG GTCAATGGAAGTTATGCTGCTATTCCATTCTCCCTGAGCAATGGTTCTGTCCAGGTTTACCAGTCAGGTTTTTCTCTGGTCATCAGTACTAACTTTGGCTTGGTGGTTTCTTACGACGCATATCATTATGTCAGGATCAGCGTACCCCACACTTACCAAAATGCAACCTGTGGCTTATGTGGGAGCCTCAATAACAACCCCAGGGATGACTTTAAAACTCGCCAAGGTGCCATTGTGAGCTCTGATGTGGTATTCGCCCAGAGTTGGAAAGCACCAGGAGATGATGAGCGCGGATGTGGGATCCGATGCAGAGGCCTGGACTGTGCTGACTGTGCTGCACAGCAGACAGCTTTATACAACAATGCAGACCATTGTGGTATCCTCCAGAGACGGCCTGGACCTTTTGCCGCCTGCCATCAACGACTTCCCCCACAGACCTTTGTGGACAATTGTGTGTATGATCTCTGTGTAGGAGGAGGGTACCAGCCCATTCTGTGTCAAGCACTACATGTTTACGCAAGTCAGTGTCAGCAGAATGGTATCCAGCTGCCAAGCTGGAGGAGATCAGGATTCTGTG AAATCCCCTGCCCAGCCAACAGCCACTTTGAGTCCCAAGGCACAGGATGTCCAGCTACCTGTGTCAATCCCAATTCCACCCACAACTGCCCTCTCCCTGCCCAGGAGAGCTGCATCTGCAATTCAGGCTACATCCTCAGTGCTGGGGTCTGTGTCCCTCATGCtcagtgtggctgcagctttgaGGATCGTTACTACAGCTCTGGACAAACTGTGATAATTGACAATAACTGTGGAAGACGTTGTAGCTGCAGTTTTGGCCGCATGACTTGTCATTCACATAGTTGTAGTCCACTTGAGTCctgcagggtggaggagggagaaagagggtgTAGACCTAACAGCTATGCAACATGCTCGACAAGGGGACCAGGGTCATATCAAACATTTGATGGACTGATGTACCAGTATCCTGGGGCGTGTCGCCTGACTCTGGCCAAAGTGATGGGATTGTCTGCTCACACCCACTTTGTGGTGACAGCAGAAAAAGTACCCAGAGGCCACCACGGATTTGCCAGGTTGCTAAAGTTTGAGGCAGAGGGAACACAAGTCTCCATTGAGATGGCCAACAGCAGCACGGTTCAG GTGGACGGTCAGCGGATCAGACTACCTTTCAGCTCAGCATCCAACCGAATCCAAATCTACCACAGCAGCATTCACAGTATCATCATTCGCACGTCCTTTGGTGTGACCGTGCAGACAGTCTGGCCTCACTTTGTGCGTGTCACTGCACCTGGTGTCTACAACGGTTCCCTGGGTGGACTCTGTGGTAACTACAATGGTCACTCACATGACGACTTCCGCACACCCAATGGCATTCCGGTCAACAGCTCTCAGGTCTTTGGAGACAGCTGGCGAGACGGCTCCCTCGCTGCACACTGTGTAGAAAGTGTAAATCGTAATTCTCCAACAAATTACAACTCCAGTGAGTACTGTGGAATCATTGGCTCAAGAGAGGGGCCGTTTACCCAGTGTTGGGCCATGGTAGACCCAAGGCCGCATGTGGAAGTGTGCATGGAGATCCTGGGAGGCTCTAGTGATCCAGCATCCACACTTTGTGAGGTCCTACGGGATTATGCACTGATTTGTCAGCAGAAGGGCGTTGCCTTGCCACACTGGAGGAATGCAACGGGCTGTG ATCAAACCTGCCCTCGAAACAGCCGCTATGAACTTTGTGAAACCGCTTGTCCTTCCACTTGCCCCAGCCTCTCTTTCCCATTCACCTGTGACACTGTGTGCCAGGAGGGTTGCCAGTGTGATGATGGTTTTGTCCTCAATGGCAACCAGTGTGTGCCACCAACATCCTGCGGATGCCATCACAATGGACGCTATCGGCAAGGTGGAGAACAGTTCTGGGACAGTGAAGAATGTCAGAGCTCGTGTTCCTGTAATGGCACAACTGGGTTAGTGCACTGTAGTCCCAGCTCCTGTGGTCCCCAGGAGTCCTGCCGTGTGGTGGGGGGCGAGTTTGGCTGCCATCCCAACCCTCATGGCACCTGCTCTGCCTCTGGAGACCCCCATTACCTCACATTTGATCGCAAGGCCTTTGACTTCCAGGGAACCTGCCGATATGTTCTTGCAACCCTCTGTAATGACACTGATGGAGTTCAATTTTCAGTGGAGGCTAAGAATGAGCCGTGGAATGGGAGGACAGTTTCAATCACAGCTGaggtttttgtgaatgtattgGGTTACCGACTGCGTGTGTCCAGGCACAACAGAGGTGTGGTAGAG GTTAACGGAATAATTAACAATCTGCCAATTCTGTTGAGTGGAAATGTGTCGATCTTTGCAAGTGGATCACGCACATTTATCAATGCTGATTTTGGCCTCAGCGTCTCATACGATGGATGGAGCACAGTGTACATCTCGGTGCCATCACATTACAG AGGAAAAACATGTGGACTTTGTGGAAACTTCAATGGAAATCACAGTGATGACTTCCGCACCCCATCTGGAGCAATAGTCCCCACTCCAGGTGAGTTTGGGACATCTTGGAAGGTGGCAGGAAACTACACCTGCAGCGATGGCTGTGGTTCCTCCTGCCCTCGGTGTGCCGATGAGCGCCCTGCTAGAGCTCAGTGTGAAGTGATTCAAGCAGCTGACGGCCCCTTCAGCTTCTGCCACGAGGAAGTGGACCCGGCGCCATATTTCAACGATTGTGTGTTTGACGTTTGTGTGTCGGGAAATGGTCAAGATCTTGTGTGCAGGGCCATTCAAGCTTATGTCAGTGCCTGTCAGTCTGCCAATGTTCGAATCTACCCTTGGAGACAGAACACCACCTGCA GACTTAGCTGTCCAGTCAACAGCCATTATGAGCTGTGTGGTACCGACTGTGGCCACACCTGTGCCAGCAGCGTTGATGCCACCTGTGAGCAGGTTTGCTCTGAGGGATGTTTCTGTGATGAGGGGTTCGTCAGGAGTGGGACGAGGTGTGTCCCAGTGGAAAACTGTGGCTGCCAATATGACGGCTTCTACTATGAT GCGGGTGAGTCCTTCTGGACAGACGGCTGCTCCCGGAGATGTGAATGTCATGCTCCAAACGACCTGCGCTGCTCTGCTGCATCTTGCACGCCTGCACAACAGTGCACCATCAGAAATGGAAAGCTGGGCTGTTTCAGTGCAATGGCCATTTGCACCGTGTGGGGGGATCCACATTACTACACCTTTGATGGGGCACTGGCTCATTTCCAGGGCACTTGCTCTTACACCATCACTGAGAGTGTTGGCAACAGGACCAGTGGAACCCAATTTCTAGTAGCTGCCACCAATAATCACCGTGGCAACAACCGCGTGTCATATGTGTCAGCAGTGGATATATTCCTCTCAAACCAAACAGAGAGAGTGAATCTGAGGATTGGACCAAATAAGAGAGTAACG GTAAATGGAAGTGTGGTTTCTCTTCCAACCCCCAGAGGAGCTCTAGCTCACATTGTGAGGCAGGGAAGCTACATAGTGGTCGTTGCCAATGACCTGATGGTCCATTTTGACGGCACCAGTACCTTAGTGGTCAGAATCGGCCAAAATCATCAAAACAAAGTCACTGGGATGTGTGGAAATTTCAACAATGATCCTGCAGATGACAAATTCTTGCCCAATGGCACGCTGGCACAAAATGACAATGAGTTTGGACACAGCTGGAAGGCACCGACAAGCCAATCAGG ATGTGGATCAACTGATGAAAGGATCGATGATGGATTGAACAACTGCATCTATAGGGAAGAATACACTGAGCTGTGCAGCATCATCACCAACACCAGCGGCCCATTCAGCGACTGCCACTTACACTCTAACCCCCAACcattcttcacttcctgtgtctaTGATCTCTGCCTCTACACTCCAGCCAATGGCATGCTGTGCTCTGCCATCTCAGCCTATGAGAGAACCTGCACCGTTTTGGGGTTGAACATCTCTGAGTGGCGTCCGGCTTTGCAATGTG CCACATCCGACCCGTGTGAAGAGCTGAACTGCACAGAGTATGAGTGGTGTGGTCAGAAGGACGGGGTTTACGGCTGCTTCTGTGATGAACACCACCATCGGCGCAATAACGAGAGCTACG aCTCGTCCATCTCTTGCGTCAGTAGTGCGGGCACCATGTCCGTGTCCCGCTGTCAGCTCTTTGAAGCTGGCTTCCACTCCGACGCCCTCCATCTCAAAGAGGAGTCCTGTAAAGGTGCTCTTCAGAATGGACGACTGGTGTTCGACTTCAACAACAACGAGCGTCACTGCGGCACGGTCCTCAAG AGCAATGGAACCCATTTCATCTATGAGAATACCATCCAGGGCGATGTGGACCCTCATGATGGACTAATCAGCCGCCAGAGGAACATCCATCTGCTCTTCTGCTGTGTCTACCCTCTGACTCAGGCCGTGTCTATGGATGTGGGCATTAATCCTGTAGAGAG CATTGTGAGGAAGAAGCTTCCAGCTGGCCAAGGGGAGTATCACATGAGGATGATCCCCTACCAGGATGCTGGCTTCCGCCACCCCTTCACCAGCAACAGGAATGTTGAAATGGAAATAGACCAGAGATTGTATGTGGCGGTGCGCACGGAAGGAGTCGATCAGCGGCAGATCTCCACTGTTTTGGACTCTTGTTGGGCCACGCCAGTCAACCAGGAGACCTACCCTGTTCGCTGGGATCTCATCAGTTCAGA GTGCCCTAATGAAGAGGATGGGACAGTAAAACTGATTGAGAACGGCAACTCCACTGTGGCTCGTTTCTCCTTCAGGATGTTCACATTTTCCAACTTTTCTTCCATTTACCTGCACTGCCGGGTTCACCTGTGTCTTCTGAGAAACAACAACTGCACAGCT CACTGCTACCCGGGCCACCACAGGCGAGTTGAGAGGGATGTAAACTTCCATGACACTTCATACCTGTCAGTAGGACCCCTAAGCCTAATGGACAGAACAAGTG GCATATCAAGGGAAACAAGCTCTGCCCCAGGCCTGTTGACTCCGCTGGTGACCCTGTTGCTCAGTTTGCTTACCGCCAAAATTCTGGTCTAG